The genomic stretch TCAGAAGATAGTATACTCTATAGGGCTAAGAGATATTTTAACCAGGTTTCAGAAATGAAATTTCTTTCGCTTATCTTTATAGCTCATGGGGAATTTCAGAGGTCATGCTCTGCCTGGAACCTTCTTCTTTGTCATGGGTCTTTGGTGGAGTATAAAGAGTATTCTGAAATATGTCTGCAAAAAGCAAAAGCGAACCTGCTACCTTGGTTCCAAAGCATTATTTCATCGAGTGGACATGTTGGAGGGAATTGTAATAGTCATTATGGCTATAACTGGTGAGTGGACCATTTCTGTGTTCTGTTTCCTCCTTTTGTATATTTTCATAAGCAAAAAAGAAGATGATACAAAATCAAGATAAGCTAAAATTAACTTTGTATTCAAAAGTATCTGTTAATACACAGTCTAATTTTAATTTCCATCTAATGTAATTTGTTAGGCTATACTTTATGTTTAAACAAAGGCTTATTCCTCAATGAATTAGTCAAAGTAATTAACCTATCCAGTCAAGTTGAATTTTAGAATTGGTTGGAGCCtggagaaataattttatatcagTTTTCTGATCTGTGAAAGAAGAAACCCTATCAGAAACCATTTTGTAAATGACACCAAAATTACTAAGTGATTGTTGAGAAGTTTCAATGACAAATTATTACTGATAGGTTACATAGAGAGGGGTCAGAGCTGAGGAAGACCTTGGGTCATGTACTCAtcctttttctcttgttttctaaattgaagaaatgtTAGACCAGATAACTTCTGAGATCTTTCCTTTGCATATTCTATGGAAGTGTTCTATATTTTTAGAGGTCTCCTGAGGCCTCTCctttataaaatgcaaaacttCCCACATTCACATtagatttttcatgttttattaatgACAATAGGTCTTTGCTATGGCCATTGAAATTACAGAGCAACCATTTCCAAAGAGAGGAATGTCCCTGTCAAATTCTAGACCAATAATGCAGCATCTCAAAGAAAGTTAATATGTTTGCATAATTGACTAGATCATATTCTGTGTCTGTCTGGGCTTTCTCAGTTGGTCTTAATTGGGGAAAAGCTAAACTTTGAACCTCTTTGTTGAGAACCAAGGACAAATAAAATTTTGAGTCACCTACCCAAAGATGTAATATTTAGGAAGAAAGCAGTCATCCCCTATACGACTGATCTCTTAAATCCAAACCCCCAAACCATTCAAGATTTACTTTAGTTATTAGATTAGAAGGTAGTTGaactataattataaaattataaatttaagatCTTAACCAGTTGTTTGACTCAGTTGGTTATTATTTTACGAAATTGGTTATTAGAACAGCATCTAAACCTCTAAAACAGGCCTGAAGCACCAGTGCTAGGCTGTTATGAAACACTTCAGGGAGGAATCAATGTCCTAAGAGGACAATAGATTGGAATAGGCAATGAGCTCCTGCATAGTCAGTCATGCATGTAGGTAACGGTATAGAGAGGGTTGCTAAAATTGATATGTTCTTCTACAGGCATAGCTGGAGAACAATTTATTGCTGGAGGACCCTACCTGACCTTATATAAAGAGGGCCAGTGGAACCAACTCCCAGGCTGGCACCACTGCACCATGTATTTCTTCTTCGGACTGCTGGGTGTGGCTAACATTTTATGTTTCACCATTAGTTCACTTCCAGTCTCCTTAACAAAGTTAATGTTGTCAAATGCCTTATTTGTGGAGGGTAAGTATGAGtgagtatttttttcctgtatttttctctaTTGGTGGACATTTTTGTAGCCCTTTTTAAATAATGTGTCTTTATGTTTCGGTGCAGCCTTGATTGATGGGGCCATGGTGAGATATTTGTGCATCCTAGGCAAGATACCAAAGATTCTCTTTTCCTACTGACTCATTTAGTAGAAATGTGCAAATACAATCACTTTTTGTTCACTCTTTGCATCTGTCTTAAAGGATCACCTGTAACAGTTACTTATCTCTTGGTTGTTGTAGAGATTATCATTATTTCCACCTTTAACAATGAAAATTGAATTCAGAGTAATGGAGCATGAATACCCTGAAATGGGGCAACCACTCACAGCAGAATAGATTCCACTATATCCTAActagcttttaaaatattggtaTAGAAAAACTCTGCCAATATGTGATAAGTAAGGTCCAAAAGGTTCAGTCACATAAAAACATGAGGTCCAAATTTTGAGAGGCTAATTAACAAAACAGTATGTTTAGTTCAGTTGGTTTCCCAGGTTAATGTGAaggggaaatggaaaaaaatgcttaatgatttgttttcatttattatacATGCAAGATATAGATTGACTATGGAACTATAAAAGTCCCAATGATTAAGAGTCAGTCAGTTCCTGCCTGCCTCTCTCACAGAATGTGTGCCTATTCCTCTTTGAGAAAAAATAGGCTAGATAGAAGATAGCTTGATTCTCATTTTCTCAGGGTGTTGCTATACTTTTAATAAACACCTCTTCCTCTTTATCTAAATGAAAACAAGATGAAACTGGAATCTATTCATGGGATAAAAGCAAATGCAGATTCTCATCTCAAGGTGCTACTTATTCTTTTAATGaacaccttttcttctttttctaaatgaaaacaattaagaTGAAATTGCAATCTGTTCTTGAAATGAAAAAATGCAGTTAGTTACTACTTCTTGGGAGTTTCTAGAGGACCTTCATATTTCTGAAGGTCCACTCTTATGATTTATATGCACATTTGCTTCTACCAATGGCCTAAAGGATCAGGCAAGACCTCAGATTCAGCTTACTCATCTGTATATTCATGTTAATTATAGCTCCTTTGTCCCTGCCATGTTTATTACTCATCATCCTGTATAGAAGATGTTTGAAACGTTTGAAATGACATTTAgctgaaaatgtcattttgtgttaGAAGGAAGAATCAAGgttggggaagggaaaagggaggatTTCAAGGAGACCATTCTAAAGAGGCAGTGAGGACTCTCCAATTGTAAAGATGTATTACTGTGGAACCAgtggagattttcttttttgggcacttgtatttgtatataaaattCTGTGGACAGAGAGAGGGAAGTCTTTGattcactggaaaaaaattgtttttctcccCTCTATTAGCTTTTATCTTCTACAATCACACACATGGCCGGGAAATGCTAGACATCTTTGTGCACCAACTGCTAGTCTTAGTCatatttttgacagcactggTTACCTTCATGGAGTTCTTCACAAGGAACAACATACTTCTGGAACTCCTCCGGTCAAGCCTCATCATACTACAGGGGACCTGGTTCTGGCAGGTGAGTAGGAGCCTCCAGGTACTCTCCTTTATGTTTCCATCTGTATCTTCCCTCATTATTTGATGGTTCATTTTGCTTCAATGAGTTTCTGGATGTTTTTCAAATGGCTCAGTGGCTTGTCAAAACAACAGGGAGGAAGCAGGTTGCTCACATCTTCATCACACAGCTGAATTTCCATTATGTAGGAACTCTTGAGTTAATGCTTGTAGTTGGAAGCAGTTCTTGATGATAAAGGAGTATACAGCTTAATGGGTAGTAAGCTCAAGAAATGTATAAAAgctaagaaagagaataaaacccTACATTTTGGCCATTATACTGGATGTTTATGCATACCTTATTTTATTGTGTCCTTGCAATAATTGGAAATTAAGTCTAATTTACCTAAAGAAAAATTCGAAGAGAAGTTATTTTCTCAGGCACAAACAATAATGAAGATAAAACCTAAATCAGATTTATCTGACCCCAAACCCTAAGCTcttcttaatttttgaaattaacTCTCTAACCTTGATGTTTTGCGGAAAGCAATATTTTATAAAGATTGATAAATCATAatctgatttgtgtgtgtgtttgtgtgtgtgtgtgtgaagaaattCTGGGAGGGAAGCAGATGCACTTTGATTAGGAAAGACTTCTTAAAGGAGATTTTTAGTCATCAGAGAGTGAGGATTTGTTTGTGGATTTGCATTTTATGCAGGAGTGATAAGAAAATATTGATAGGTGAGGAAGAGAAAAGTATGGTCAAAATAGGGTAGGAAAGAGGTGATATTTAAACAAGTGAAGAAGTAAAAGAACTGTTGGAGCAGAAGGTAGTAAAAAGGAGCTAAATTCATgggttatgtttttttcttttggtgtttttttttttactgatgttctgggtatgggtacattgtagcatttacaaagcttcttacaatatatcaaatatatcatacttgaattcctcccctccatttctctctcccATTCCACTCCTCATGGGTTATTGTGAAGAAAAAATTTATAGCAAAATAAATGACAAGGGCTGGTggcatgtctcaaatggtagagtgtttgcctagtaagcacaaggccctgagttcaaaccccctactgccaaaaaaataaaaataaaaaagccaccATAAATGACAAATACCCTATGTGATAAAATTGGTAATGGGTAAATTTAACCAGCTTATATGCAGAAGTTGCTTTGTTAGAGTATTTGTCATCTACTGGCAACTTAAATAGAGTAAATAGAGTAAATACATTGCATACAAAACTATCAAAACATTATACTCTATGCttcttaaataaattatttcctaAGTGCATGCATGTATTAcatactcaaaaaattaaattaaaaaaatttttgacacGATTTCTC from Castor canadensis chromosome 5, mCasCan1.hap1v2, whole genome shotgun sequence encodes the following:
- the Tmem45a gene encoding transmembrane protein 45A isoform X1 — translated: MGNFRGHALPGTFFFVMGLWWSIKSILKYVCKKQKRTCYLGSKALFHRVDMLEGIVIVIMAITGIAGEQFIAGGPYLTLYKEGQWNQLPGWHHCTMYFFFGLLGVANILCFTISSLPVSLTKLMLSNALFVEAFIFYNHTHGREMLDIFVHQLLVLVIFLTALVTFMEFFTRNNILLELLRSSLIILQGTWFWQIGFVLYPPSGSPAWDLTDHSNSMFLTICFCWHYALAYAIIGINYAFVTWLTSGPHLLRGWKVSRNRIQGNSLPHGSSPPEFKEDYCLFLFQKPSDA
- the Tmem45a gene encoding transmembrane protein 45A isoform X2; translation: MGNFRGHALPGTFFFVMGLWWSIKSILKYVCKKQKRTCYLGSKALFHRVDMLEGIVIVIMAITGIAGEQFIAGGPYLTLYKEGQWNQLPGWHHCTMYFFFGLLGVANILCFTISSLPVSLTKLMLSNALFVEAFIFYNHTHGREMLDIFVHQLLVLVIFLTALVTFMEFFTRNNILLELLRSSLIILQGTWFWQIGFVLYPPSGSPAWDLTDHSNSMFLTICFCWHYALAYAIIGINYAFVTWLVKWRLRRLCPSEVGLLKNDEREQESEEEV